In Leucoraja erinacea ecotype New England chromosome 28, Leri_hhj_1, whole genome shotgun sequence, the following are encoded in one genomic region:
- the LOC129710652 gene encoding palmitoyltransferase ZDHHC8-like isoform X1, which translates to MVAQALKDSGDVSGVLDAPEVMINGIIFTSKWCHICKIYRPPRCRHCYSCDVCVEDLDHHCFFLKKCIGKRNHRFFYTLLFSLTVYFLLMLSFCTIFLVKNPNALFLSTITTFILATISLLASVPLFFFFAFHTYLIADGLTTYEQILRLYKSDKNPFHKGCWRNFTALLFGNQLSSCKTVTEVTEVTVIPGHLVECPSVSSKCADTTSTTFISILSRSNAVVPLPVTFVPTLPNRPQSAPLPTFSYLNENSGAPFQTLSSQMVYLPVTTLSTHSPDNTHSSSLSL; encoded by the exons attctggCGACGTCAGTGGGGTTCTGGATGCCCCAGAGGTGATGATCAATGGCATCATATTTACCAGCAAGTGGTGCCATATCTGTAAAATCTACCGTCCCCCAAGATGTCGACACTGCTACAGCTGCGATGTGTGTGTAGAG GATCTTGACCATCACTGTTTCTTCCTCAAAAAGTGCATTGGGAAAAGAAATCATCGTTTTTTCTACACTTTACTCTTTTCCTTAACTGTCTATTTTCTTCTCATGCTTTCTTTCTGCACTATCTTTCTAGTGAAAAATCCCAATGCACTATTTCTATCCACGATCACCAC TTTTATTCTTGCTACAATTTCGCTTCTTGCTTCTGTACCGTTATTTTTCTTTTTCGCTTTCCACACTTACCTCATCGCAGATGGACTGACCACGTATGAGCAG ATTTTGAGGTTATATAAAAGCGATAAGAATCCTTTTCACAAAGGATGTTGGAGAAACTTTACTGCCCTGTTGTTCGGTAACCAGCTATCGAG ttgtaAAACAGTGACTGAAGTCACTGAAGTCACAGTGATCCCAGGTCATCTGGTGGAATGTCCATCCGTCAGTTCAAAGTGTGCAGACACCACATCTACGACTTTTATATCCATCCTATCTCGTTCCAATGCTGTTGTTCCACTACCTGTCACTTTTGTTCCTACTTTGCCCAACCGCCCTCAAAGTGCCCCCTTGCCCACTTTCTCTTACCTTAACGAAAACTCTGGTGCTCCATTTCAAACTCTTTCCTCTCAAATGGTCTATTTACCTGTTACCACATTATCTACCCATTCCCCTGACAATACCCACTCCAGCTCCCTCTCCTTATAA
- the LOC129710652 gene encoding palmitoyltransferase ZDHHC8-like isoform X2: protein MVAQALKDSGDVSGVLDAPEVMINGIIFTSKWCHICKIYRPPRCRHCYSCDVCVEDLDHHCFFLKKCIGKRNHRFFYTLLFSLTVYFLLMLSFCTIFLVKNPNALFLSTITTFILATISLLASVPLFFFFAFHTYLIADGLTTYEQILRLYKSDKNPFHKGCWRNFTALLFGNQLSRHL, encoded by the exons attctggCGACGTCAGTGGGGTTCTGGATGCCCCAGAGGTGATGATCAATGGCATCATATTTACCAGCAAGTGGTGCCATATCTGTAAAATCTACCGTCCCCCAAGATGTCGACACTGCTACAGCTGCGATGTGTGTGTAGAG GATCTTGACCATCACTGTTTCTTCCTCAAAAAGTGCATTGGGAAAAGAAATCATCGTTTTTTCTACACTTTACTCTTTTCCTTAACTGTCTATTTTCTTCTCATGCTTTCTTTCTGCACTATCTTTCTAGTGAAAAATCCCAATGCACTATTTCTATCCACGATCACCAC TTTTATTCTTGCTACAATTTCGCTTCTTGCTTCTGTACCGTTATTTTTCTTTTTCGCTTTCCACACTTACCTCATCGCAGATGGACTGACCACGTATGAGCAG ATTTTGAGGTTATATAAAAGCGATAAGAATCCTTTTCACAAAGGATGTTGGAGAAACTTTACTGCCCTGTTGTTCGGTAACCAGCTATCGAG GCATCTATGA